In Perca fluviatilis chromosome 14, GENO_Pfluv_1.0, whole genome shotgun sequence, a genomic segment contains:
- the badb gene encoding BCL2 associated agonist of cell death b has translation MAAHFTISDSESETSEEVEEGKNKQPPTVQEQPLSQRHFLTLPELRIAATGRIRLNSESHASTVSRDEELQAKGEDEAGTPTDGAPFRGRSKSAPPALWAAKKYGRQLRRMSDEFDSLLDKGEMRRVRSAGTTKQMHHSKSWWSYLFSHQETEGENNHHDTHTHRTE, from the exons ATGGCTGCACACTTCACTATTTCCGACAGCGAGTCAGAGACATcggaggaggtagaggaaggaAAAAATAAGCAACCACCAACTGTGCAAGAGCAGCCGCTTTCTCAACGCCACTTCCTCACACTACCTGAGCTCAGAATTGCAG CGACCGGTCGAATCAGGCTGAACTCTGAGTCCCACGCTTCCACTGTCTCCAGAGACGAGGAGCTCCAGGCTAAAGGGGAAGACGAGGCTGGTACACCCACTGACGGAGCTCCATTCAGGGGACGGTCCAAGTCCGCTCCCCCTGCTTTGTGGGCAGCCAAGAAATACGGCCGGCAGCTCCGAAGGATGAGCGACGAGTTTGACAGCCTGCTAGACAAAGGG GAAATGAGGAGGGTGAGGAGTGCTGGGACGACCAAACAGATGCACCACTCTAAAAGCTGGTGGAGCTACCTCTTCAGTCACCAGGAGACCGAGGGAGAGAACAACCACCacgacacccacacacaccgcACTGAATAG